From the genome of Spirosomataceae bacterium TFI 002, one region includes:
- a CDS encoding Holliday junction DNA helicase subunit RuvB encodes MREEYLKGEDEGMSPIEKEIERALRPETFDDFTGQAKVLENLKIFVLAAKKREEALDHVLLHGPPGLGKTTLSYIIANELQSSIKVTSGPILDKPSDLAGLLTNLERNDVLFIDEIHRLNPIVEEYLYSAMEDYKIDIMLDSGPNARSVQIGLNPFTLVGATTRAGLLTSPLRARFGINARLEYYDAKLLCEIVKRSAYILETPIDENGAKEIARRSRGTPRIANNLLRRTRDFAQVKGNGKIDIEIAKFALNALDVDQDGLDEMDNRILRTIIEKFKGGPVGISTLATACGEEAETIEEVYEPFLIQEGFIKRTARGREATEKAFKHLNIVPKHRSGELF; translated from the coding sequence ATGCGGGAAGAATATCTAAAAGGTGAGGATGAAGGCATGAGCCCAATCGAAAAAGAGATAGAGCGTGCCTTACGTCCTGAAACCTTTGATGATTTTACCGGCCAAGCCAAGGTTTTAGAAAACCTCAAAATTTTTGTACTTGCCGCTAAGAAAAGAGAAGAGGCACTTGATCACGTACTTTTGCATGGCCCTCCAGGCTTAGGGAAAACAACATTATCCTATATAATTGCAAATGAACTCCAATCAAGTATCAAAGTTACTTCAGGGCCTATTTTGGACAAGCCAAGTGATCTAGCTGGACTTTTAACCAACCTAGAAAGAAATGATGTCCTTTTCATTGACGAAATCCATCGCCTAAACCCCATTGTGGAGGAATACCTTTATTCGGCAATGGAAGATTACAAAATAGACATCATGCTCGACTCGGGACCAAATGCTCGAAGTGTGCAAATTGGACTTAATCCATTCACTTTGGTAGGTGCCACTACAAGGGCAGGCTTACTAACTTCTCCACTAAGAGCAAGATTTGGAATAAATGCAAGACTTGAGTATTACGATGCAAAACTTTTATGCGAAATTGTAAAGCGTTCAGCCTATATCCTAGAAACACCAATTGATGAAAACGGAGCAAAAGAAATTGCTAGAAGAAGTAGAGGAACTCCAAGAATCGCAAATAACCTTTTACGCAGAACAAGAGACTTTGCTCAAGTAAAGGGAAACGGCAAAATCGATATCGAAATTGCTAAGTTTGCCTTAAATGCTTTGGATGTAGATCAAGATGGTCTTGACGAAATGGACAACCGAATACTGAGGACAATTATTGAGAAATTCAAAGGAGGGCCAGTCGGAATAAGCACACTAGCAACGGCTTGCGGAGAAGAGGCTGAAACAATTGAAGAAGTATACGAGCCCTTTTTGATACAAGAAGGATTTATAAAACGCACAGCAAGAGGCAGAGAGGCTACAGAGAAAGCCTTTAAGCATTTAAATATTGTCCCAAAACATCGCTCAGGAGAGCTATTCTAA